The proteins below come from a single Lactobacillus johnsonii genomic window:
- a CDS encoding gluconeogenesis factor YvcK family protein gives MAYGENKIVRVIRGRRPKIVVIGGGTGLPVILNALKEQNADITAIVTVADDGGSSGAIRDYINVVPPGDIRNVLVSLSDLPQEEKDIFQYRFNSSDSFFAGHAIGNLIIAALDEMQGNIFDAVQSLSRMMRIDGRIFPASNEPLTLNAEFVDGTTESGETEITSKDKRIKRVWVTDTDSDEEPKAVLPVLAAIMQADAVVLGPGSLFTSILPNLMISNLGDAVRQTKAEVIYICNIMTQQGETDHFTAAEHVQVINDHLGGHYINTALVNGAKIDMTKFNPADYDAYLEPVRNDFAGLRAQDCRVITADFIDQHSGLVFHDGKKVADEILNLAFEAYCRRQKEQD, from the coding sequence ATGGCGTACGGAGAAAATAAAATTGTACGTGTCATTCGTGGACGTCGCCCTAAAATTGTTGTTATTGGCGGAGGGACAGGTTTACCTGTTATTTTAAATGCTCTAAAGGAGCAAAACGCTGATATAACAGCTATTGTTACTGTGGCTGATGATGGCGGATCGTCCGGTGCAATTAGAGATTATATTAATGTAGTGCCACCAGGGGATATAAGAAATGTATTGGTTTCTTTATCTGATTTACCACAAGAAGAAAAAGATATTTTTCAATATCGATTTAATTCATCTGACTCATTTTTTGCAGGTCATGCAATTGGAAATCTAATTATTGCTGCCTTAGATGAAATGCAGGGAAATATTTTTGACGCTGTTCAATCCCTATCTAGAATGATGCGAATTGATGGAAGAATCTTTCCTGCTTCGAATGAGCCTTTGACTTTAAATGCGGAATTTGTCGATGGAACAACTGAATCAGGAGAAACAGAAATCACATCAAAAGACAAGAGGATTAAACGTGTCTGGGTTACCGATACTGACTCAGATGAAGAACCTAAAGCTGTGTTGCCAGTTTTAGCAGCTATTATGCAAGCAGACGCAGTAGTTTTAGGACCGGGTAGTTTATTTACATCGATTTTACCTAATTTGATGATTTCTAATTTAGGGGATGCTGTAAGACAAACTAAAGCTGAAGTAATTTATATTTGTAATATTATGACCCAGCAAGGTGAAACAGATCATTTTACAGCGGCTGAGCATGTGCAAGTTATTAATGACCACTTAGGAGGCCATTATATTAATACCGCTTTGGTTAACGGTGCTAAGATTGATATGACTAAATTTAACCCAGCCGATTATGATGCTTATCTTGAACCAGTACGGAATGATTTTGCCGGATTGAGGGCTCAAGATTGTCGAGTAATTACAGCTGACTTTATCGATCAACATAGTGGATTGGTTTTTCATGATGGAAAAAAAGTAGCTGATGAAATTTTGAATTTAGCTTTTGAAGCATATTGTCGAAGACAGAAGGAACAGGACTAG
- the whiA gene encoding DNA-binding protein WhiA, whose amino-acid sequence MVSYASDVKKELTSLPVHPEHAKAELAAFLRMNGVLSLHDHQFSLDITTENPAIARRIFSLIKTAYGIEPLLIVSKKMKLKKNYQYLVRLQKQVHEILTDLEIFDSNNGLITGIPEKIMSSEQRAMSYLRGAFLASGSVNNPETSRYHLEIYSLYEDHNQDLLKLMNNFFYLNAKETRRRSGYIVYLKEAEKIGDFLHIVGAVNAMLAFEDLRIMRDMRNSVNRLVNCDTANLKKTANAAAKQVEDIQLIEEKFGLENLPEKLTVLARFRLTHPELSLKEVAAQVPDGPISKSGVNHRFQKIREIAKQLKEEN is encoded by the coding sequence ATGGTTTCATACGCAAGTGATGTAAAAAAAGAACTTACAAGTCTGCCAGTTCATCCCGAACACGCTAAGGCAGAATTAGCAGCTTTTTTGCGAATGAACGGAGTACTTAGCCTGCACGATCATCAATTTAGTTTGGATATTACAACTGAAAATCCAGCGATTGCAAGGAGAATATTTTCTCTTATTAAGACTGCTTATGGAATTGAACCTCTATTAATTGTTTCTAAGAAGATGAAATTAAAGAAAAATTATCAGTATTTAGTTAGACTTCAAAAACAAGTTCATGAAATTCTAACCGACTTAGAAATTTTTGATAGTAATAATGGTCTTATTACGGGAATTCCTGAAAAGATTATGTCTTCGGAACAAAGAGCAATGTCCTATTTAAGAGGAGCTTTTTTAGCATCTGGAAGTGTAAATAATCCAGAAACTAGTCGCTATCATTTAGAGATTTATTCTCTTTATGAAGATCACAATCAAGATCTATTAAAGTTAATGAACAATTTCTTTTATTTAAATGCAAAAGAAACTAGGAGACGAAGTGGCTATATCGTCTATTTAAAAGAAGCAGAAAAAATTGGTGATTTTCTCCATATAGTTGGTGCAGTGAACGCAATGCTAGCTTTTGAAGATTTAAGAATTATGCGTGATATGCGTAATTCGGTGAATCGTTTAGTGAATTGCGATACAGCAAATCTAAAAAAGACTGCAAATGCAGCAGCTAAGCAAGTTGAAGATATTCAATTGATTGAAGAAAAATTTGGTTTAGAAAACTTACCTGAAAAATTGACTGTGCTAGCTCGTTTTAGGTTAACGCATCCAGAACTTTCTCTTAAGGAAGTTGCAGCACAAGTACCAGATGGTCCAATCTCAAAGTCAGGGGTTAACCATCGTTTTCAAAAAATTCGTGAAATAGCGAAGCAATTAAAAGAAGAAAATTAG
- a CDS encoding sugar-binding transcriptional regulator, whose translation MDSDLTLLQSLVPDVLKIIRQRFLVLEQISLLAPVGRRVVAKKLGLSERNVRTETDYLRQLGLINIQSYGMELTDKGKRTLKEAAPLIDRLFNASQTEIELAQKLGIDRAIIVPGDMDRQERVVDLMGEQLNSALDLLLPLGKSIITVLGGTTVAGVAHHLSPKLSRYRDLLFVPGRGAVGESVEIQSNTVAQMMASETGGKHKGLYLPENVSSEALTLLLQDTDIANAISNIYNSDMVIHGIGRADVMSKRRGLDVMTSSKLRNDGAVAECFGYFFDQQGRLVKRIPRIGLQLEDLDKIPHVFAIAAGASKASAIVAYMHHAPKQTWLITDEGASNLVLKGK comes from the coding sequence ATGGACTCGGATTTAACCTTGTTGCAAAGCTTAGTTCCTGATGTTTTAAAAATAATTCGGCAACGTTTTCTTGTTCTTGAACAGATTTCGCTGTTAGCTCCAGTTGGGCGAAGAGTTGTTGCTAAAAAATTAGGATTAAGCGAGCGCAATGTGCGAACTGAAACTGATTATTTGCGGCAGTTAGGACTCATTAATATCCAGAGCTACGGTATGGAATTAACTGATAAAGGAAAGAGAACTTTAAAGGAAGCTGCTCCTTTAATCGATCGTTTGTTTAACGCTAGTCAAACTGAAATTGAATTGGCACAAAAATTAGGGATCGATCGAGCTATTATTGTTCCTGGTGACATGGATCGACAAGAGCGCGTTGTTGACTTAATGGGTGAACAACTTAACTCTGCGCTTGATTTACTTTTACCATTAGGAAAAAGTATTATTACCGTTTTAGGTGGTACTACTGTGGCGGGAGTAGCCCATCATCTTTCTCCTAAATTAAGCCGCTATCGGGATTTGTTATTTGTTCCCGGAAGAGGAGCAGTTGGAGAAAGCGTTGAAATCCAGAGTAATACTGTTGCTCAGATGATGGCTTCTGAGACAGGTGGAAAGCATAAAGGGCTATATTTACCTGAAAATGTTTCATCTGAGGCTTTGACTTTATTGCTTCAAGATACAGATATTGCGAATGCGATTTCAAACATTTATAATAGTGATATGGTGATACATGGAATTGGTAGAGCAGATGTCATGTCAAAAAGACGTGGCTTAGATGTAATGACTAGTTCCAAGCTTCGAAATGATGGAGCTGTGGCCGAATGTTTTGGGTATTTCTTTGACCAACAAGGTAGACTTGTAAAACGTATCCCACGGATCGGTCTTCAATTAGAAGACTTAGATAAAATACCTCATGTATTTGCAATTGCTGCTGGGGCTAGTAAAGCTTCTGCAATTGTAGCTTACATGCATCATGCTCCTAAACAAACGTGGTTAATCACGGATGAAGGAGCCTCAAACTTGGTTTTAAAGGGGAAGTAA
- the gap gene encoding type I glyceraldehyde-3-phosphate dehydrogenase encodes MTVKIGINGFGRIGRLAFRRIMDLGEKSSDIEVVAINDLTTPALLAHLLKYDSTHGTFNHEVSATDDSIVVDGKKYRVYAEPQAQNIPWVKNDGVDFVLECTGFYTSKAKSEAHLKAGAKRVLISAPAGSDLKTIVYGVNDDTLTADDKIVSAGSCTTNSLAPMVNALQKEFGIEVGTMTTIHAYTSTQMLLDGPVRGGNLRSARAAAINIIPHSTGAAKAIGLVVPELNGKLNGHAQRVPVPDGSVTELVSILSKDVTADEVNEAVKKYESPSFAYNDHNIVSSDVLGMTAGSIFDPTQTMVTTAGDKQLVKTVAWYDNEYSFTCQMVRTLLKFATL; translated from the coding sequence ATGACAGTTAAAATTGGTATTAACGGTTTCGGCCGTATTGGTCGTTTAGCATTCCGTCGTATTATGGATCTAGGCGAAAAGTCTTCAGATATTGAAGTTGTTGCAATCAACGACTTGACTACTCCAGCACTTTTAGCTCACTTACTTAAGTACGACTCAACTCATGGTACTTTCAACCACGAAGTTTCAGCAACTGATGACTCAATCGTAGTTGACGGTAAGAAGTACCGTGTTTACGCTGAACCACAAGCACAAAACATTCCTTGGGTTAAGAACGATGGCGTTGACTTTGTTCTTGAATGTACTGGTTTCTACACTAGCAAAGCTAAGTCAGAAGCTCACCTTAAGGCTGGTGCAAAGCGTGTATTAATTTCTGCACCTGCAGGTTCAGACTTGAAGACCATTGTTTACGGCGTAAACGATGATACTTTGACTGCTGATGACAAGATTGTTTCAGCTGGTTCATGTACTACTAACTCATTAGCACCAATGGTTAATGCTTTACAAAAAGAATTCGGCATTGAAGTTGGTACTATGACTACTATCCACGCTTACACTTCAACTCAAATGCTTTTAGATGGTCCTGTACGTGGTGGTAACTTACGTTCTGCACGTGCTGCAGCTATCAACATTATTCCTCACTCAACTGGTGCTGCTAAGGCTATTGGTCTTGTTGTTCCAGAATTGAACGGTAAGTTGAACGGTCACGCACAACGTGTTCCAGTTCCAGATGGTTCTGTAACTGAATTAGTTTCAATCTTAAGCAAGGATGTAACTGCTGACGAAGTTAACGAAGCAGTTAAGAAGTACGAAAGTCCTTCATTTGCATACAACGACCACAACATCGTTTCTAGCGACGTTTTAGGTATGACTGCTGGTTCAATCTTTGACCCAACTCAAACTATGGTAACTACTGCAGGTGACAAGCAATTAGTTAAGACTGTTGCTTGGTACGACAACGAATACTCATTCACTTGCCAAATGGTTCGTACTTTATTGAAATTTGCTACTCTTTAA
- the rapZ gene encoding RNase adapter RapZ, whose translation MAEQKKQLLIVTGMSGAGKTVAIKALEDMGYFVVDNLPPELLGSFWELINNSSDFSKAAVVVDLRVKSFYKDLVDEIKSLEDSQNVQSTVLFLDASDDVLVSRYKETRRLPPLAHTGRLLDGIQEERNILSRTKNISNIIIDTSHLSTKELKTKLVDKFGDNRTRTFSIEVMSFGFKYGIPIDADIVMDVRFLPNPFYIPQLKPFTGLDRRVFDYVMSKKETKEFYAKFLDMLETAIPGYIAEGKEKLTIAIGCTGGQHRSVSIARQLAVDLAKKYPVDISHREISRYIGQ comes from the coding sequence ATGGCTGAACAAAAGAAACAATTATTGATTGTTACTGGTATGAGTGGTGCAGGTAAAACTGTGGCCATTAAAGCATTAGAAGATATGGGATATTTCGTGGTAGATAATTTACCACCGGAATTATTGGGAAGTTTCTGGGAATTAATTAATAATTCTTCGGATTTTAGTAAGGCAGCAGTAGTTGTTGACTTGAGAGTAAAGAGTTTTTATAAAGATTTGGTTGATGAAATCAAGTCTTTAGAGGATAGTCAAAATGTTCAGTCAACAGTTTTGTTTTTAGATGCTTCAGATGACGTCTTAGTGTCTCGGTATAAAGAAACAAGACGCTTGCCTCCTTTAGCTCATACGGGTCGCTTGCTTGATGGAATTCAAGAAGAAAGAAATATTTTATCAAGAACCAAGAATATTTCAAACATAATTATTGATACCTCCCATTTATCTACCAAGGAATTAAAGACAAAATTAGTAGATAAGTTTGGAGATAATCGAACTCGGACGTTTTCAATTGAAGTAATGAGTTTTGGATTTAAATATGGTATTCCAATTGATGCAGATATTGTAATGGATGTAAGATTTTTGCCAAATCCATTCTACATTCCCCAACTTAAGCCATTTACTGGTTTAGATCGTCGAGTTTTTGATTATGTAATGAGCAAGAAAGAAACTAAAGAGTTTTATGCTAAGTTTTTAGATATGTTGGAGACGGCTATTCCAGGATATATTGCTGAAGGAAAAGAAAAATTAACTATTGCAATTGGGTGTACAGGTGGTCAGCACAGAAGCGTTTCAATTGCACGCCAATTAGCAGTTGATTTAGCTAAAAAATATCCTGTTGATATTTCTCACCGAGAGATTAGTCGTTATATTGGACAATAA
- a CDS encoding HdeD family acid-resistance protein, translating into MNDIYNSRHQGFDWGSFIAGILFVIASFLLLRYPGRGLQAFVFVFGILSILQGLIWISAYVKFHNIFDLSWVTIISAIIDIVIGVLFLCSREIGGLTLAILFAIWFLADSIIGIIFSWHLREYSTGYFVLCLILNIISLIIAFALLFNPMLAAITLVYLVAFWLMVFGINEIFVSWMHR; encoded by the coding sequence ATGAACGACATTTATAATTCTAGACATCAAGGCTTTGATTGGGGCTCATTTATAGCAGGAATTTTGTTTGTTATAGCATCGTTCTTGTTATTACGCTACCCTGGTCGTGGTTTACAAGCATTTGTATTTGTATTTGGTATTTTATCAATCTTACAAGGTCTAATTTGGATTTCAGCATATGTTAAATTTCATAATATTTTTGATTTGAGCTGGGTAACAATAATTTCTGCAATTATTGATATTGTAATTGGTGTTTTGTTCCTATGTTCACGTGAAATTGGGGGATTAACTTTAGCTATTTTATTTGCTATCTGGTTCTTAGCTGATTCGATTATTGGGATCATTTTCTCATGGCACTTACGTGAATATTCAACTGGATACTTTGTTCTTTGCTTAATTTTAAACATCATTAGTTTAATTATTGCTTTTGCTTTACTATTTAACCCAATGTTAGCTGCTATTACTTTAGTTTACTTAGTAGCATTTTGGTTAATGGTATTTGGAATTAATGAAATTTTTGTTTCATGGATGCATAGATAA
- the clpP gene encoding ATP-dependent Clp endopeptidase proteolytic subunit ClpP — MLVPTVIEQTARGERAYDIYSRLLKDRIIMLSGEINDQMANSIIAQLLFLDAQDNTKDISLYINSPGGVITSGLAIMDTMNFIKSDVSTIAIGMAASMASILLTSGTKGKRFALPNSTVLIHQPLGGAQGQQTDIQIAANEILKSRKKLNQILHETTGQPLDKILKDTERDNYLSAEEAKDYGLIDEILVNQKKD; from the coding sequence ATGCTCGTACCTACAGTTATTGAACAAACTGCACGTGGTGAACGTGCTTACGACATTTATTCAAGATTATTAAAAGATAGAATCATTATGCTTAGTGGTGAAATTAATGACCAAATGGCTAATTCCATCATTGCTCAACTTTTATTCTTAGATGCACAAGATAACACTAAAGATATTTCTCTTTACATTAATTCTCCAGGTGGTGTTATTACCTCTGGATTAGCAATTATGGATACAATGAACTTTATCAAATCAGACGTATCTACAATTGCCATTGGTATGGCTGCTTCTATGGCTTCCATCCTTTTAACTAGTGGAACTAAGGGTAAACGTTTTGCATTACCAAACTCAACAGTTCTTATTCACCAACCGTTAGGTGGTGCACAAGGTCAACAAACTGACATTCAAATTGCAGCTAATGAAATTTTAAAGAGTCGTAAAAAACTTAACCAAATTTTACATGAAACCACTGGTCAACCTCTTGATAAGATCCTTAAGGATACTGAACGCGACAATTACTTGTCTGCTGAAGAAGCTAAAGACTATGGTTTAATCGATGAAATTTTGGTAAACCAAAAGAAAGACTAG
- a CDS encoding APC family permease yields the protein MIEEEKKSDAKKMLWPTLAMMAFSTVWGFGNVVNGYVYFDGTKIVFSWVLMFLLYFVPYALMVGELGATFKNANGGVSSWVNATMGAKWAYYAGWTYWACHVVYISSKGTGGLRAMAWGIFGNTKWYDGLPTAWTQLATLVVFLFFCWVTSKGIPVLKSLATIAGSSMFIMSILFIIMMFAAPAINPHAGYYSINFNWKSLMPTFNLKYLTSLSILVFAVGGCEKISPYVNKVKDPSKNFPKAMMALAIMVMISAILGTFAMALMFDPKIVNNNLNEYISNGAYMAFQRLGEYYHVGGLFMYIYSWCNVIGQFSTLVISIDAPLRMLLGSKEAKNFIPKKLLKVNKHGAYINGIWMVVILSGGLIAAQALLPDAQAVMAQLVKLNSTTMPMRYLWVFAAYIALRKHQTKFDTSYQMTKNQGLAYTAGIWCFIVTAACCILGIYSPDPFTLFLNIITPIILIALGLILPAIKKKEDGNNPLMD from the coding sequence ATGATCGAAGAAGAAAAAAAGTCTGATGCCAAAAAAATGCTTTGGCCTACACTGGCAATGATGGCATTTTCAACTGTTTGGGGCTTTGGCAATGTTGTAAATGGTTATGTTTACTTCGATGGTACTAAGATCGTTTTCAGCTGGGTTCTAATGTTTTTACTCTATTTTGTTCCCTATGCATTAATGGTTGGAGAATTAGGCGCTACCTTTAAAAATGCAAATGGTGGTGTCTCATCTTGGGTTAATGCGACCATGGGTGCAAAATGGGCATATTATGCCGGATGGACCTATTGGGCTTGTCACGTCGTTTATATTTCCAGTAAAGGTACCGGCGGCTTAAGAGCGATGGCTTGGGGAATTTTTGGAAATACCAAATGGTATGATGGTCTCCCAACGGCCTGGACTCAACTTGCTACTTTAGTTGTTTTCCTATTTTTCTGCTGGGTCACTAGTAAAGGAATTCCTGTTCTTAAAAGTTTAGCCACTATTGCTGGATCATCAATGTTTATCATGTCTATTTTGTTTATAATTATGATGTTTGCTGCTCCAGCAATTAACCCTCACGCAGGATATTATTCAATTAACTTTAATTGGAAAAGTTTAATGCCAACATTCAATCTTAAGTATTTAACTTCTCTTTCAATTCTAGTTTTTGCCGTTGGTGGATGTGAAAAAATATCTCCCTATGTAAATAAAGTTAAAGACCCTTCAAAAAACTTCCCGAAAGCAATGATGGCTCTTGCTATTATGGTTATGATTTCTGCTATTTTAGGAACATTTGCCATGGCTTTGATGTTTGATCCTAAGATTGTTAACAATAATTTAAATGAATATATTTCAAACGGTGCTTATATGGCATTCCAGCGTTTGGGTGAATATTACCATGTTGGTGGCTTGTTTATGTATATCTATTCATGGTGTAACGTTATTGGACAATTTTCTACCTTAGTTATTAGTATCGATGCTCCACTTAGAATGTTATTAGGTAGTAAAGAAGCTAAAAACTTCATCCCTAAGAAACTCCTTAAAGTTAATAAACATGGAGCATATATCAACGGCATTTGGATGGTCGTTATCCTTTCCGGTGGTTTAATTGCAGCTCAAGCTTTACTACCAGATGCACAAGCTGTTATGGCACAATTAGTTAAGTTAAATTCTACTACAATGCCAATGCGCTATTTATGGGTATTTGCAGCTTATATTGCTCTTAGAAAACATCAAACAAAATTTGATACTTCTTATCAAATGACAAAAAATCAAGGTCTTGCGTATACTGCCGGAATTTGGTGTTTCATTGTAACAGCTGCATGTTGTATTTTAGGAATTTACTCTCCTGATCCATTTACACTTTTCCTTAATATTATTACTCCAATTATCTTGATCGCTTTAGGATTGATTTTACCAGCAATCAAGAAAAAAGAAGATGGTAATAATCCACTAATGGATTAA
- a CDS encoding phosphoglycerate kinase codes for MAKLIVSDLDLKGKKVLVRVDFNVPIKNGVIGDDNRIVAALPTIKYIIDHGGKAILLSHLGRVKSDADKKELSLRPVAERLSELLEKPVTFVPENEGKEVEEAIDNMKDGDVVVLENTRFQDIDNDFGKRESKNDPKLGEYWASLGDVFVNDAFGTAHRSHASNVGIATAMKKAGKPAAAGYLLEKEIKFLGDAVENPVHPFVTILGGAKVSDKIGVIENLIPKSDHILIGGGMAYTFLAAQGHKIGKSLFEADKVELAKSLLEKAGDKIVLPVDNVAATEFSNDAPHEIVGDDIPDNEMGLDIGPKTVEKFRDILKDAKTVVWNGPMGAFEMPNYAEGTLEVGRALADLKDAVTIIGGGDSTAAAKQLGIAPKISHISTGGGASLNYLEGKELPGIACVSDK; via the coding sequence ATGGCTAAATTAATCGTTTCAGACCTTGATCTTAAAGGTAAAAAAGTTTTAGTTCGTGTTGACTTCAATGTTCCAATTAAGAATGGTGTTATTGGTGACGACAACCGTATTGTTGCTGCATTACCAACTATTAAATACATCATTGATCACGGTGGTAAAGCAATTTTGCTTAGCCACTTGGGTCGTGTTAAGTCAGATGCTGACAAGAAAGAATTGTCATTACGTCCAGTAGCAGAACGTTTAAGTGAATTATTAGAAAAGCCTGTAACTTTTGTACCAGAAAACGAGGGTAAAGAAGTAGAAGAAGCTATCGACAACATGAAGGATGGCGACGTTGTTGTTCTTGAAAACACTAGATTCCAAGATATTGACAACGACTTTGGTAAGCGTGAATCTAAGAACGATCCAAAGCTTGGCGAATACTGGGCAAGTCTTGGTGATGTATTTGTAAACGATGCATTTGGTACTGCTCACAGAAGTCACGCTTCAAACGTTGGTATTGCAACTGCTATGAAGAAGGCTGGTAAGCCTGCAGCAGCTGGTTACTTACTTGAAAAGGAAATTAAGTTCTTAGGTGATGCTGTTGAAAACCCAGTTCACCCATTTGTAACTATTCTTGGTGGTGCAAAAGTATCAGATAAGATTGGTGTTATTGAAAACTTAATTCCTAAGTCAGATCACATTTTAATCGGTGGTGGTATGGCTTATACTTTCTTAGCTGCACAAGGTCACAAGATTGGTAAATCATTATTTGAAGCTGACAAGGTAGAACTTGCTAAGAGCTTGCTTGAAAAGGCTGGCGACAAGATCGTTCTTCCAGTTGATAACGTTGCTGCTACTGAATTCTCAAATGATGCTCCTCACGAAATTGTTGGTGATGATATTCCTGACAACGAAATGGGTCTTGACATCGGTCCTAAGACTGTTGAAAAATTCAGAGACATCTTAAAGGATGCTAAGACTGTTGTATGGAACGGACCTATGGGTGCATTCGAAATGCCAAATTACGCAGAAGGTACTTTGGAAGTTGGTCGTGCATTAGCTGACTTAAAGGATGCCGTAACTATTATTGGTGGTGGTGACTCAACTGCTGCTGCTAAGCAATTAGGAATCGCTCCTAAGATCAGCCACATTTCTACTGGTGGTGGTGCTTCACTTAACTACCTTGAAGGTAAAGAATTACCAGGAATCGCTTGTGTTTCTGACAAGTAA